From one Dermacentor silvarum isolate Dsil-2018 chromosome 3, BIME_Dsil_1.4, whole genome shotgun sequence genomic stretch:
- the LOC119443782 gene encoding uncharacterized protein LOC119443782 — MEHVIQSRLLRYLEDNHLLPDTMFGFRPHLAAPDIMLLLHHQVVMRRTLDTKVIVGLDVAKAFDNILHEAILQQLQTLGVGHRTYAYVRDFLTDRKIQLSVGTGHPSIISPGNRGTPQGSVLSPLLFNVALIGLPKLLADIPHLHHSVYADDLTLWITHGSDGEIEETLQTAIDRVGGYLDTVGLSCSATKSEYIIIPSPGRRPPKILPEINLQVQGNPIPRTDHIRILGLHLQANGSNNISLQRIDQSVLQIGRLLKRVSNKHRGMRECNLLRLVQAFICSRITYSAPYLRLIRAESERLEASLRKAYKTALGLPMSTATHKLMALGISNTVSELIEATLTAQYERLSLTHAGRAVLQQVGISPTRAAPNYIDLTQEYRQNLQIPPIPKRMHPEHHAERRANRARQFEKRFSGRPDVTYTDASYHPSKPAMVAAALAPHRSWYTACSIRNAETVTTAEEVAIALALADPITKVVISDSQQAIRNYDAGRISRPASHILHSTPPSSTSRLLLWAPAHESLRGNVQVHRDLSCRAECRIHRPDSPDTTISRDSLLTTYTDILQYYRLGRCIYPPAHRDLTRREAVQWRKLQTGSFPHPLLYSKIFPQQITPRCKHCSAPATLIHMAWTCTHDNTDKTNTPESWESLLRSSEPADQRRLIQRAVEAAESEGIPADLL; from the coding sequence ATGGAACACGTTATCCAGTCCAGACTTCTTCGCTACCTCGAAGACAACCACCTCCTACCAGACACGATGTTCGGTTTCCGTCCTCACTTAGCAGCCCCCGACATAATGCTTCTTCTCCATCACCAGGTAGTCATGCGTCGCACACTAGACACGAAAGTCATCGTCGGCCTCGATGTTGCCAAGGCCTTCGACAATATCCTCCATGAAGCGATTCTTCAACAACTCCAGACTCTCGGCGTCGGACATCGCACGTATGCATACGTCCGAGACTTCCTGACCGACCGCAAGATACAACTCAGCGTCGGCACGGGACATCCCTCCATCATCTCTCCTGGCaaccgcggcacgccgcaaggctcagTGCTCTCGCCACTGCTTTTCAACGTTGCACTGATAGGCCTGCCCAAGCTTCTGGCTGACATTCCCCACCTACACCACAGCGTTTATGCTGACGATCTTACTCTTTGGATCACACACGGCAGTGACGGCGAGATCGAAGAGACTCTCCAGACCGCCATCGATCGGGTCGGAGGCTATCTGGATACAGTTGGCCTCAGCTGCTCGGCGACTAAGTCAGAGTATATAATCATCCCGTCCCCAGGACGACGCCCACCAAAAATACTTCCCGAGATCAACCTCCAGGTGCAAGGAAACCCCATCCCTCGTACAGATCACATCAGGATTCTGGGCCTACACCTACAGGCAAACGGCAGCAACAATATATCGCTCCAACGCATCGACCAGTCGGTGCTACAGATCGGACGTCTTCTCAAGCGAGTCTCCAACAAGCACCGTGGTATGCGAGAGTGCAACCTCCTGCGCCTCGTCCAAGCCTTCATCTGCTCCCGCATAACCTACTCCGCACCTTACTTACGTCTCATCCGCGCCGAAAGCGAACGGCTAGAGGCGTCACTTCGAAAAGCATACAAGACGGCCCTGGGTCTTCCCATGTCAACAGCTACTCACAAGCTTATGGCTCTCGGCATCTCCAACACCGTGAGCGAACTGATCGAAGCTACCCTCACCGCCCAATACGAGCGGTTGTCACTCACACACGCTGGCCGCGCGGTACTGCAGCAAGTTGGGATCTCACCAACGAGGGCGGCCCCCAATTATATTGACCTTACACAGGAATATCGTCAAAATCTCCAAATACCTCCCATTCCCAAACGGATGCATCCGGAACACCACGCCGAGAGACGGGCCAATCGTGCACGACAGTTCGAGAAACGCTTCAGTGGACGTCCAGATGTCACGTATACGGACGCCTCTTACCACCCCTCGAAACCAGCGATGGTGGCGGCAGCCCTCGCCCCGCACCGTAGCTGGTACACAGCCTGCAGCATTCGCAACGCAGAAACAGTCACCACAGCAGAGGAGGTTGCCATTgcgcttgcgctagctgatcctaTTACCAAAGTCGTCATAAGTGATTCTCAACAGGCGATCCGCAACTACGATGCCGGCCGTATCTCTCGCCCGGCATCACACATTCTGCATTCTACTCCCCCCTCCTCCACATCCCGCTTACTCCTGTGGGCTCCAGCCCATGAATCGCTCAGGGGAAACGTCCAGGTGCATAGAGATCTTAGCTGCCGAGCCGAGTGTAGGATCCACCGCCCCGATTCCCCTGACACCACTATCTCGCGCGATTCTCTACTCACCACTTACACGGACATCCTCCAGTACTACCGACTCGGGAGATGCATATATCCTCCCGCACACCGTGATCTAACAAGGCGCGAGGCCGTCCAATGGCGCAAACTACAAACAGGTAGCTTCCCACACCCCCtcttatacagtaaaatctttccGCAACAAATAACGCCTCGGTGCAAACACTGCTCAGCTCCGGCCACTCTCATACACATGGCGTGGACTTGTACGCACGACAACACAGACAAAACAAACACCCCAGAGTCGTGGGAGTCCCTCCTGCGTAGCTCCGAGCCAGCAGACCAACGTCGGCTCATCCAGCGTGCGGTGGAGGCCGCGGAATCCGAAGGGatccccgccgacctcctctaa